The sequence below is a genomic window from Paenibacillus silvisoli.
GACGACCTCGCCGCTCGTAATGACGACCGGAAGGAAGAAGATCGCCCGGAACAGCCCTTTCGCCTTGATCGGCTGGTTGATCAGAAGCGCGACCAGCATCGAGAACACGATGATGATCGGGATCATGCCGACCGCCGACTTTATGAACAGCAGCAGCTTCTCGACAAACTCCGGATCGTCCAGGAACGCGTATTTATAGTTGTCCGTTTTGATGTATTGCGTGACGATGCCCTCTGCGCTGATCGTTACCCGGTTAAAGCTCAGAAAAATCGAATAGTAGATCGGATAAGCCATAAACAGAAGGAAGCCGATCACCCAAGGAAGCACGAGCACGTATCCGGTCAGCGCTTCCCGCATTTTTTTGGTTACCTTCAACTTACTCACCCCCGATGACAGCGAAGCTCTTCGCCTTGACGCCGACTCCGTTGTATGTGTAGTCGCTGGACGTATAGTTTACAACGATTTCCACACCGTTTGAATATTTGACCGCCGAGATGCCGTAATTCGGCACGACGCGCGCTTCGATCGTTGCGTCTTGGACCTTGCGCAGCGCTTGATTCACGGCATTGTAGGTTTCTTTGATCGGTTGCTCCAAATCGGTATATTGCGTTGTCAGCAGGTCCACCGAAGGCGTGTCTCTCAGCTTCCAGTAAGGCTCATGCGTCAGCAGGAACGCCGGATATTGACCGTAATCGATCATGCGCAGCGTATCCTCGCGCGGGCTGGAGGCCGAGTTGGACGGCCAGCTGAAGTAATCGATGTAGCCATGCAGCACGATTTGCAGGAACGGAACCGTATCCGTTTCATACATGTACTGCGAGGAGCCGCTGCCCATGCCGAAGAACGTATCCGTGTATTTCCACAAATAGTCGTTCGCTTGATACACCGCCAGCTCGTTCACGTTTTCTTTGACGTTCGCGGCAAGCTCGCGGTACGCGTCCACGGTTTGCTCGCGCGTGAACGGGTGCTTCTTGTTGTAGTCGGAAACGAGGGTGCTGCCCGTAATGTCGAGCGCCAGCCCATCCACGCCAAGATCCTTCATTTCCTCGGCATCTTCCTTCGCCAGCTTAACCGATTTGCTCGGGTTAATGTCCCGCGCCATAATATCGTCGAAGAAATCGCTGTCGCCAAAGCCGAAGAACGGGAACTCGTTAATTTCGTTATTGATCGCCCGAACCGCGTCGGACTTGAAGTTGATCCGGTCGGATTTTTCAAAGGCGATCGTATAGTTATTGTACAGATAGAGCGGAATGTCTTTGCCTTCCAGGTACTTCTTCAGGTCTTTCAGACCCGAAGCGCCGCCAAGCTTCGACTCGACCGGGAACTCGGCAGGACGTTCGCCGTTCAAGCCGCCGTCATTCCAGCCCTCCAGCACCGTCTTCAAGTTCGTGATGCCGTTCTTCGCCAGGCTGTCGACGATCGTCTTCGCCTGATCGAACGTCGTCATCGGAACGACCTTGGCGCCGAACGCGCTCGGTTCCGTCTCGCCGCCCAGCAGGCGGAGCTGCATCGGAACGTCCTCTTTAGGCTTCGTCAATTTTTCTTTGACGAGCTCGCCTTTCTCCTGCAGGTACGTTCTGTACGACTTCGCCATCCCTACATAATCCGCGTCCTTGCCGGCCAGGAATTTATACCGGACCTGACGGTTCGTCTTGAGCGATTCCTTCTGGAACGTGTTGTAGCCGCCCATCGACTTACTTGTCGGCTGGAAGTAGCCGTAACGGACTTCAAACTTCGGAGAGACCCAATAGAAATCGGTGCTCACTCCGCTTGGATACGCAACGACCTTGGCGTTGTACCGGCCGTCCTCGACGATGCCGAGGACGCCGTTTTGGCCTGCGCCGTGCACGACTCCGAATACGGGAACCGACGTGCGGCCCGTGTTGCTGTTGCCGTCCGACGTGTAGTCCGTACCGTAAATCTTGCCGACGTAAGGCTCGTCAAACCGCGAATGCCCTTTGTTGAAACGGATCAGCGCGCCGGTACGGTCCGGAATGAACATATAGCCCGGGATATCCGCCTTGTGAACCGCGCCGAGGAACGGATACGCCTGGAGCGAAGCGATTTTGTTGTCGCCCTTCTCCCACATCGAATCCTGCGGGAACGTCACGACAAGCGAGTCGTTCTCGATCTTCACTTCAAGCGCAAGACCGGCATTCAGCGTTTCGAACGTAAGCTTCACGCGCACGCCTTGCTCGATCGGCTCCGTGCCGTCGACTTTGCCGCCGAGCGACAAGTAGTTGCCCGTGCTCAGCATTTCGTCGGCATTGTAGTATTCGAGCAAGATCGGCGACTTGATGGCCGTCTGCCACTCTTCGTTCAGCTGTGCCGATTGCAAATCCGCGTCGTTCGGCGTGGATGCCCATACATAGCCGGTCTGCTTGTTCTTCACCATAATGGCGAGCGAAGCGTTCGACATGTACAGCTCCAGCGAGCCAGACTCGCCGATCTTCTTATAGTCGGCCGGAATGGTGCGGCTTGCGATCGCGCCGGCCGCTTTCTCCGGCATGGTGTAGTTGTTCGAGCGATAAGGGAATGAGCCTTCCTCTTTATTGAGAACGATCTTGCTCTGACCTTCGGTGGACTGATGCTCTACCGTAGCTCCGTATGCAAACTGATACAATCCAAACGCTGCGAGAGCGGTACCCGCGACCAGGACAATCGGTTTCTTTTTATTGGACACGCAAATTCACCTCTTGGAATAACGAGTAAACAAATTCCCACACCTGGTTCGACAAGCCGAACAGGATAAATGCGACGAATGCCATAATGATCATGCCGATAAGCGTGAGAATGATGTTCCGAACCGTCTCCTTGATTTCGTAGCCGTGGATTTCCTTCACCATGATGAACATGAGAAGCGCGCACCACAGAATGACGAAATTATAGGAGTAGTTGTAGATAACGCCCTCCATCAGGGTAAGGCCCCGCGACATGATCGCCAGCGGAATCGCGAAAATAATGTAAGGGGACAGCGCGTAAATCGTCCCTTTATAAATGTTCTTGAAGCTGCCTTCGCCGTCGTTGATGACGCTGACGAGGTAGTTGGAAATCACCCAAGCGAACAGCGGAATGATCAGCTTAAGCAGCTCGGTCACGATGTTGATCTGCAGCGGCTCCATCGTTGCGAACAGGAAGTTCGTCGTATATAGACCGAACAAACGAACGCCGAACAGAACGACTAGCAATACACTGGCTGACAACACCGATGCCTTGTTGTTATGCTCCAGCTCGTAGTAGCCTTCGATCGGGTGCCGCAGCATACGGAACGTATGCAGCAGCTGGGCAATGAACCATTGGCGCGTTACCTTCAGCCATACGACTACGACAGGTTTACCGAATTTGTACTTCCGGTAAGCGAATCGAATCGCCATCAAAGCGATAATTGCAGCGAAGAACGTGACCGCAACGTCGACCGCGTGGTTCATGATCCATTCGCGGCGAAGCTCCCAGTATGCGTTGGAATACTCTTTCTTGTTTTTGGAAAACTCGAATTTCTCGAAAGCTTCCTGATATTTGCCTTCTTTAAAGTAAGCGAGGCCGATACCGGTATGCGCTAGAGAGAACAAACTATTCTGACGCAGCACTTCATTCCACGGCTCAAGACTTTGTACGTATTTGCCGTCCAAATAAAGACCTAGCGCCTGATGAACCAGCTTCGTAAACGCCGTCTGCTGGTACACCGTCACATTGCCGCGCTCGCCGCTCAGGACGAGCAGCCGTCCGTCCGATGTAACCGAAATGCCAGTCGGAGCGCTCAGCAAGCCTAGACGCTGCTCGCCCGTATCGTTGTAGCTGAATACGAACATCAGGTTGCCGTCGCGGTTATATTCCAGGATCATGCCTTCGCCCGCGTCGACCGCGTAAATATTGCCCATCGAGTCGGTCGTTATGTCGGAAATCTGATTGAGCGCCCATGTGCCGCCGAGCAAATCCTTGCCCGCGACGTTCAGCTTCTTGATGGCGCCGCCGTTGATGCCTGTCGTACTCGTATAAATAAGGCCTTCATTGTCAACCGAGAGGTTCGTCGGCGAGATCGGCATCTCGCGCGTCATTTGGCTCAGCTGCTTCTTCGTGTAGAACATGCGCTGCAGCGTCTTCAACAGGTTGAAGCCTGCGCGGTTGCCGCCGAAATAGCCAAGGAATTTGCCTTCCTTGTCCAACCGGACGAGACCTTGGACAAGACCTTCGCCGATAATGTAGATGCTGCCGCGTTTATCGACGATGACCTTTTGCGGCTTGAACGGCGTATCTTTACCATAAAGCTTCGATTTCGGCTTGCCGATCGTCTGCTTCAATTTGCCGTCCTTGCCGAACACGACGATGCTTTGCTTGCCGTAATCCGCAACGTAAACATCTTGTTCTTCCGTTACGAATACGCCTTTCGGCTGCTTTAGCTCGCCATCGCCGATAATGCGAATGAAATTCCCCCATGAGTCCAATTCCACAATTCGGGCATTGCCGGTATCGGCAATATAGACATGGTCTTCGTTATCCACGAAAATATCTTGCGGGTCGTTCAACTCCACTTTCCCGTTGCTAAGCGCTTCATTTTCCCCAAAAATGCTGTACCCGTCGATTGCGCCTACTGGCATGTAGGCGTTCTGCATCATAATGCCATGACCTTTATCATCGATCGTGAAGGTAGGATATGGCACGTCCGCATAAGCGGTAGTCGAGCCAAACAATAGCGCAGCCGCAACGAGAAGTGTGATCCATCTGAATCTAACCATTGTTCTCCTCCTCATTTCAGACCGGAATGCGCCATCGTATCCATAACTTTACTTTGCATAAAGATGAAGATGAGCAAGTTCGGAATAAACATTAGAAGCGCGGCCGCAGCCGCCATCCCTTGACCGGCGATATTGTTTTCCATCGCGGTCGTCGTCGTCAGCGTACTCATATAGAACGCGAACGTTTTGAGCGTCTCCTTGCTCATGAACAGCGAGGAGGTCTCCGCGTTATTCCACGCCAATTGGAAGGCGA
It includes:
- a CDS encoding DUF5696 domain-containing protein, with the protein product MSNKKKPIVLVAGTALAAFGLYQFAYGATVEHQSTEGQSKIVLNKEEGSFPYRSNNYTMPEKAAGAIASRTIPADYKKIGESGSLELYMSNASLAIMVKNKQTGYVWASTPNDADLQSAQLNEEWQTAIKSPILLEYYNADEMLSTGNYLSLGGKVDGTEPIEQGVRVKLTFETLNAGLALEVKIENDSLVVTFPQDSMWEKGDNKIASLQAYPFLGAVHKADIPGYMFIPDRTGALIRFNKGHSRFDEPYVGKIYGTDYTSDGNSNTGRTSVPVFGVVHGAGQNGVLGIVEDGRYNAKVVAYPSGVSTDFYWVSPKFEVRYGYFQPTSKSMGGYNTFQKESLKTNRQVRYKFLAGKDADYVGMAKSYRTYLQEKGELVKEKLTKPKEDVPMQLRLLGGETEPSAFGAKVVPMTTFDQAKTIVDSLAKNGITNLKTVLEGWNDGGLNGERPAEFPVESKLGGASGLKDLKKYLEGKDIPLYLYNNYTIAFEKSDRINFKSDAVRAINNEINEFPFFGFGDSDFFDDIMARDINPSKSVKLAKEDAEEMKDLGVDGLALDITGSTLVSDYNKKHPFTREQTVDAYRELAANVKENVNELAVYQANDYLWKYTDTFFGMGSGSSQYMYETDTVPFLQIVLHGYIDYFSWPSNSASSPREDTLRMIDYGQYPAFLLTHEPYWKLRDTPSVDLLTTQYTDLEQPIKETYNAVNQALRKVQDATIEARVVPNYGISAVKYSNGVEIVVNYTSSDYTYNGVGVKAKSFAVIGGE
- a CDS encoding YIP1 family protein, producing MVRFRWITLLVAAALLFGSTTAYADVPYPTFTIDDKGHGIMMQNAYMPVGAIDGYSIFGENEALSNGKVELNDPQDIFVDNEDHVYIADTGNARIVELDSWGNFIRIIGDGELKQPKGVFVTEEQDVYVADYGKQSIVVFGKDGKLKQTIGKPKSKLYGKDTPFKPQKVIVDKRGSIYIIGEGLVQGLVRLDKEGKFLGYFGGNRAGFNLLKTLQRMFYTKKQLSQMTREMPISPTNLSVDNEGLIYTSTTGINGGAIKKLNVAGKDLLGGTWALNQISDITTDSMGNIYAVDAGEGMILEYNRDGNLMFVFSYNDTGEQRLGLLSAPTGISVTSDGRLLVLSGERGNVTVYQQTAFTKLVHQALGLYLDGKYVQSLEPWNEVLRQNSLFSLAHTGIGLAYFKEGKYQEAFEKFEFSKNKKEYSNAYWELRREWIMNHAVDVAVTFFAAIIALMAIRFAYRKYKFGKPVVVVWLKVTRQWFIAQLLHTFRMLRHPIEGYYELEHNNKASVLSASVLLVVLFGVRLFGLYTTNFLFATMEPLQINIVTELLKLIIPLFAWVISNYLVSVINDGEGSFKNIYKGTIYALSPYIIFAIPLAIMSRGLTLMEGVIYNYSYNFVILWCALLMFIMVKEIHGYEIKETVRNIILTLIGMIIMAFVAFILFGLSNQVWEFVYSLFQEVNLRVQ